Within the Stenotrophomonas sp. 610A2 genome, the region TCTGGTTGTGGCCATGACGGCCTGTTCTTCGCCCGAACCCGCCGTGGAAGCGGCGCCCAAGGTCAGTGTGCTGACCGTCGCTGCACAGCGCGTGCAGCGCGATGACGAGTTGCAGGGGCGGGTGTCTGCACTGCGCACCGCGCAGATCCGCGCGCAGGTGGGCGGCATCGTGCGCAAGCGCCTGTTCGAGCAGGGTGCCGAAGTTGCTGCTGGGCAGGCGTTGTTCCAGATCGATCCGGCGGCATTCCGTGCAGATGTCGATTCCGCGCTGGCGGCATTGCAGCGCAGCGAGGCGGCGCTGTCGCGCAGCCGCGTGCAGGCACAGCGCCTGCAGGCGCTGGCCGATGCGCAGGCGGTCAGCAAACAGCATCGCGATGATGCGACCTTCGAGTACGAGCAGGCTCGTGCAGCGGTGGCTGAAGCGAAGGCGATCCTGGCAAGGCGCCAGCTGGACCTGCGCTATGCCACGGTCAGCGCACCCATTGCCGGCCGCATCGACCAGGCAATGGTGACCGAAGGCGCATTGGTGAATGCCACCGACGCCGAGCCCATGGCGCTGGTGCAGCAGATCGACCAGGTCTACGTCGATGTACGCCAGCCAGCCTCGCAGTTGCCGGCGATGCGCCAGGACGTGGTCGAAGGCAATGCAGTGTCCGTGGCCATCATTGGCGCCAACGGCCAGGTCCATCAGGAAGCCGGCCAACTGCTGTTCTCGGGCATCAATGTCGATGCGCGTACCGGTGATGTGGTGTTGCGCGTGCTGGTGGACAATCCGCGGCGCGAACTCCTGCCAGGCATGTTCGTACGTGCACGGGTGCCGCGTGGCGGCGCCAGCCAGTTGCCACTGCTACCGCAACAGGCGGTGCTGCGAAGTGCCGGTGGCCAGGCCTATGCCTGGGTGATTGGCGCTGACCACAAGGCCGTGATCCGCACCATCGAAGTGGATGGCAGCGTCGACCGGCAATGGATCGTACGCAGTGGCCTGAAGGTCGGCGAGCAGGTGGTGGTGGAAGGACAGGAGCGCCTGCAGGAAGGGCGCAAGGTCGAAACCATGCCCTGGCAGCCGGTACCGGTGAAGGGCAAGGCCACTGTCGCATCCAGCAGCAACTGAAGGTAGACCATGGCCCGTTTCTTCATCGATCGCCCGGTGTTTGCCTGGGTGCTGGCGATCTTCATCGTGCTGGCTGGTGTGCTGGCGATTCCGCAACTGGCGGTGGAACGCTACCCCGCAGTGGCGCCGACCAGCGTCAGCATCTATGCCAGTTACCCCGGCGCCAGCCCGCAGACCCTGGATGACTCGGTGGTCGGCTTGATCGAGCGCGAGCTGTCCAGCGTCAAGCACCTGCTGTACTTCGAATCATCGGTGGATACCTCGGGCGAGGCTTCGATCACTGCCACCTTTGCGCCGGGCACCAACCCGGAGATGGCGCAGGTGGATGTGCAGAACCGGATCAAGGCCATCGAGCCGCGGCTGCCGGCCAGCGTGCGCCAGAGCGGTTTGTTCGTGGAAGCCGCTGATTCCGGCTTCCTGATGCTGGTCGGGCTGAAGTCGCCCGATGGCAGTGTGGACGAAGCACAGCTGGGTGATTTCATGGCCCGCAACATCATCGAGGAGCTGCGCCGTATCGACGGTGTTGGTCGGGTGCAACTGTTCGGTGCCGAACAGGCCATGCGGGTCTGGCTGGACCCAGCTGCCCTGGCCGGCTATGAGCTGACCGTAGGCGACGTGGTCGCCGCCATCGAACAGCAGAACCAGAACATCGCGCCGGGTCGCATCGGTGACTCGCCGAGCGTGGCCGGGCAGCGCATTGCCGTGCCCTTGGTCGCCGATGGCCAGCTGACCACCGCTGAACAGTTCGCGGCCATCGTGCTGCGTGCGCATGCCGACGGTTCGCGGGTATTGCTGGGTGACGTGGCCCGGGTGGAGCTGGGGGCGCAGAGCTACGCCTGGGGCACCCGCGAGGACGGCCAGGTCGCCACTGCTGCCGGCATCCAGCTGCGTCCGGGGGCGAACGCGGTCAGCACGTCATCGGCCGTGCGTGCGCGCATGGCGGAGCTGCAGTCGCTGCTGCCGGCAGGTGTGGAAACCAGCATTCCGTTCGATACCGCGCCGTTCGTGAAGATCTCGATCCAGAAGGTGTTGCAGACCCTGCTGGAGGCGATGGCCTTGGTATTCGCGGTGATGTTCCTGTTCCTGCAGGACTGGCGTTACACGCTGGTGCCGGCGCTGGTGGCGCCGATTGCACTGCTGGGCACGTTCGCGGTGATGCTGGCGCTGGGCTTCTCGATCAATGTATTGACGATGTTCGGCATGGTGCTGGCGATCGGCATCATCGTCGACGATGCCATCGTGGTGGTCGAAGGCGTTGAGCGCATCATGGCCGAGGAAGGTTTGGCGCCGCGTGAGGCCACCATCAAGGCCATGCGCGAACTGACCAGCGCCGTGGTTGGCATCACCCTCGTATTGACGGCTGTGTTCATTCCAATGGCATTTGCCAGTGGCTCGGTTGGCGCGATCTACCGGCAGTTCACCGTGTCGATGGCAGTGGCGATCCTGATCTCGGCGGTGCTTGCGCTGAGCCTGACGCCCGCACTGTGCGCAACCCTGCTACGGCCGGTCGCGCACGAGCGACCCCGTGGGCGCTTCTTCAATGCTTTCAATCGGGGTTTCGCGCGCCTGAGTGGCCGCTACCACCGGGGCGTGGCAACCGTGTTGCGCCGCTGTGGCCAGGTCATGGGCGTATTCGCTGGTTTGGTGCTGGTGCTCTTGCTGGGGCTGCAGTGGTTGCCGGGGGCCTTCCTGCCGGAAGAGGACCAGGGCTATTTCATGACTTCGATCCAGTTGCCGGCCGAGGCAACTGCCGAGCGAACCCTTGCCGTGGTCCAGGCCTACGAAGCGCATATCGCCTCACGGCCGGGCATTGCCGCCAACCAGGTCATCACCGGCTATAGCTTCGCTGGTTCCGGGCCCAGTGCCGCCATGGCTTACACCATGCTCAAGGACTGGGACGAGCGCGACGGAGCGACCGCCGCCGATGAGGTGGCAGCTACCCTGAAGGCGATGGCAGCTACCCGCGAGGGCGAGGTGATCAGCGTGATGCCGCCGGCCATCGACAGCCTGGGCAATTCCTCGGGCTTCAGTTTGGCGTTGCAGGCGCGCAGTGGACAGACGCAACTGCAGCTGCGCGCCGCGCAGAAGCAGTTGCTGGCGCTGGCGCAGGCCAGCCCCTTATTGGGCGAGGTACACGCTGATGGCCTGCCGTCGGGCAACAGCGTGCGGCTGCAGATAGACCGGGCCAAGGCCGAGGCGATGGGTGTTGGCTTCAGCGATATCAGCAACACCTTGTCGGTGGCGATGGGCTCGCAGTACGTGAACGACTTTCCAAACGCAGGGCGCCTGCAGCAGGTGATCCTGCAGGCGGATGCACCGTTCAGGATGGAGGTCGAGGATGTGCTCCGGCTGCACGTGCGCAATGTGCAGGGAGGTATGGTCGCGCTGGCCGAGCTGGTGACACCGCAGTGGGAAGAGTCACCGCTGCAGCTTCAACGCTATCTCGGCTTCCCTGCGCTGAATGTCTCCGGCGCGCCGGCTGAAGGTGTTTCAACGGGTCAGGCCATGGCCGAGATGGAACGCCTTGCCGATCAGCTGCCGCCCGGGTTTGCGCTGCAATGGACCAGTCAGTCGCTGCAGGAGAAGACCTCGGGCGCACAGGCCCCTTGGTTGCTGCTGTTGTCGATGCTGGTGGTGTTCCTGGTGTTGGCTGCCCTGTATGAAAGCTGGCCGATTCCGATGGCGGTGATGCTGGTTGTCCCGCTTGGCTTGCTTGGCGCAGTGGCGGCTGTATTGCTGCGTGGCATGCCCAATGACGTCTTCTTCAAGGTCGGCATGATCACGGTGATTGGGCTGTCGGCGAAGAACGCGATCCTGATCGTCGAGTTCGCGCGGCAGCTGCAGCAGCAGGGGATGACGGCTGCGCAGGCAGCATTGCGTGCGGCGCGGATGCGTCTGCGGCCCATCCTGATGACGTCCATGGCCTTCGCCCTGGGTGTGCTGCCGCTGATGCTGGCGCAGGGAGCGTCGCGGGAAACCCAGCAGGCCATCGGTACCGGCGTATTCGGTGGAATGGTGACGGCGACCGTGTTGGCGGTGTTCTTCGTGCCGGTGTTCTATGTGGTGGTGGATTCGGTTTGGCGCTGGCTGCAACAACGGCTGGCTGGCAGGCATGGAAATGCCGCTGTTGCGGATCATGAACGAATCTGACAGGCAGTGCCGTCGCTGGTTCCCAGCGGCGGCGACGCTCGGTACTCTTGGCGTCCTTGCTCATCCGACGTTGACACGCCAATGATCCGCTCGATCCTGCTCTGCGCTTTGATTGCCCTGCCGATGTCGGCATTCGCCTCCAGCTTTGCAGGTACGTCGGCAGGTTCCGCCTCGGGCGCGTCGTCCAATTCATCGGGCAGCTCCTCCGGCGATGACAAAGTGCTGCTGGATGCGCGCGAAGACGCAGCGGGTTTTGTTGCCAGCAATGGTGAAATCCGCGGTGCGTGGCTGGAGGCGGCCTTGATCCAGCTGCGTGAGCGCGACGCTGCAGCGCGCGACGCCAGCGACATGGCGTTGGCCCGGAAGATTCTGGCCCTGTGACGAATCGCCGCCGGCTGCCGCCCGCGCGGTGGTTGGCGGTGCTGCTGCTATGCGTCGCGGCGCCGTTGCAGGCAGCGCTGCGCATCGAGCTGCAGCCAGCCGCGCCGGCATTGGATACGGCGCAGGTGCTGGCCAGCCAGCAACTGATTGATGACGTGCTTGCGCGCATCCCCGCAAGCATCGACGCTGAAACCTCGTTGACACTGCAGCTGCGCTGGCGTGACGACCTGCCCGAGCATGTGCAGGGCAGGGCACGCGGACACCAGCTTGGGCTGGACCAACGCCTGTTGCCGGCCTTGTTGCAGGGCAGTCCTGAGTCCTCTGCAGCCTCCACGGGCGCTTGGCGGCAGGCGCGTGCGGCCTTGATCCATGAGCTGGCGCACGCCCTGGATCGTTCCGCCCAAGGTGGCTGGTCGGCGCAGCCGCGGTTTCTGGATCTGGCTGGCTGGCAGCAGCGGCCGTTATGGCCGGGACGGGGCCGCAACCATTTCAGTCTGCGCAGCCCGGATCGCTACGAGCTGGACAGCCCGGCTGAGTTCTTCGCGGTAAACCTCGAGCATTACCTGCTGGACCCGGACTACGCTTGCCGGCGCCCGTTGCTGCATGCCTGGTTTGCCGAGAACCTGGGCCCCCCGCGGCTGTTGAGTCCGGTGCAGTGTCCGCAGACCTTGCCGTTCATGCAGGCCGGTGAGCAGGAAGGCTTGGCCGAGCTGCTTGATCTGGACCCGGCGCGGGTCTATGAAATCGACTATCTGCTGGCCGAAGGCAACGAGAAGCTGATGAGCCGCTGGGGCCACAGCATGCTGCGGCTGGTGGTCTGTGCGCCCGGAAGAGCGCCAGGTCCCGGCTGCCGGATGGACCTGCAATACCATCTGGTGCTGTCGTTCCGCGCCTTCGTCGGCGATGTACAGATATCCAGCTGGCGCGGCCTGACCGGAGCCTATCCATCACGGCTGTTCGTGTTGCCACTGAGCCGGGTGATCGAGGAGTACACCAAGGTCGAGCTGCGCGGCGTCTCGTCCACGCCACTGCGCCTGCAGCGCGAGGAAATTGGCGCAGTGCTGCAGCAGGCTGCGCGGCTGCATTGGGACTACGACGGCCGCTACTACTTCATCAGCAACAACTGCGCGGTGGAAACCGGCAAGTTGCTGGGCGACGGCGCGCCACGACTGGGTTCGGCCAATCTGCTGTCGATCACGCCGACCGGTCTGTTGCAGGGGCTGCGCGCCGAATCCTTGGCCGACCCGCCACGCGACCGCGCGCAGGCGTTGCGCGGTGGATACTACTTCGAGTCTGCGGCCGCCCATTACGCGTTGGTGTTCGAGGTGGCGCGCAAGGCCTTGCCGCTGCCGGCCAGGGATGTCGAAGGCTGGCTGGCGCTGCCGCCAGCACAGAGAAAGCGCTGGATGCAGGAAGCTGACGAGCAGGTGTTGGCGGCGATGCTGCTGCTGGAGCAGGCGGCATGGCGGCGCGGCGAACTTGCCGCTGCCGATGTGCTCAAGCGCAGTCTGCTGGCCCGCGGCAGACCGTTGCCCGAGAAGGCTGACTTCCAGGCGTTGATGGAGCGCAGCGCGCTGTTGCTCGCACCGGGTAGCCTGCTGGAAGCCGGAAACGGCTATGGCATTCCCAACGAGGATGAACGAGAGCGACTGAGGTCGGCGACCATGGCAGGCGCTGGAATGGCCCGTCAGCAATGGCAGGCCTTGCGCGAGGCTGCGCTGGCGGCCTTGCCGGGCGCGCAGCGGGAGCGGATGGCGCAGATCGAGGCGAACCTGTCGTATCTGCGACAGCGGCTGCGTTTAGGGTACGGTACGCAGGCAGGGGAGGCGGCAGCGCTGGAGGATCAGCGGCCGGGTCAGTTTTCAGGAGAGCGCGGTTGAGTAGTACCGAACAGCAAGAGGTCCGCAAGGCCATGGGGATGGCCGACGATGTAGCGCAGCTGCGCTCCTGTGCCATTCTCCAGTTGGGCGCCGATGGTCGCGTGCTCAGCTGCAATGCCGGCGTGGCAACCGTGCTCGGCTATGCGGAGGATGAGATCTGCGGGCAGCCGTTCTCGGTGTTGTTCAGTGCTGCCGATATGCAGCGCAAGGTGGCCGAACAGACGGTCGCACGCACCTTGGCGCAGGGCACCGACCAGCTTGGGCTGGCGATGGTCCACCGCGATGGAAGTCGGTTCCGTGCCTCGATGATCCTGGAGCGGATAGTCGATGCGCAGGGCGCGCGGGTGCTGGTGTTGATCCGTGACATCACCGAGGTCTTCCAGACCCAGAAGCGGGTGCGCGAGGCGCAGGAAGTGGCTCTGCGCGCGCAGCGCCTGGATGCGGTTGGCAAGCTGACGCTAGGCTTGTCGCATGACTTCAACAACCTGCTGTCGGTGATCGGCAACAGTCTGGATATGTTGTCGCTGCGGCGCTCGGGCGATGACAGCGTGCGCCGGATTCTGGATGTCGCGCACCGGGCGGTGGAGCGGGGCACCCAGTTGACCCGGCAGATGCTGGCGTTCGGGCGCGGGCAGACCCTGGTGCCGCAGCTGAGCAAGGCCGATGAGCTGGTCAATGCATCACTGGAGCTATACCGCCGCGTCTGTGGCGAAACCATCCAGCTGGATGTGGAAGTGGATGCCCAACTGCCGCCGATCTCGGTCGACGCAGGCCAGTTGGAGGCCGCACTGCTGAATCTATTGAGCAACAGCCGCGACGCGATGCACGGGGTAGGACGGGTGCAGTTGTCGGCACGGCTCGAGGACATGCTGCTGCCATCTGGTGGCGAGAGCGGTCAGTTCGTCTGCATCTGCGTGGGTGACAGTGGGCCGGGTATCCAGGCCGAAATCCAGGAGAGCGTGTTCGAGCCGTTCTTCACTACCAAGAGCGTGGGCGATGGCAGTGGCCTGGGTTTGAGCCAGGTCTATGGGTTTGCAGCGCAGTCGGGAGGCACGGCCACCATTGGCACGTCCACGCTGGGCGGGGCGGCGGTGTCGTTGTACTTCCCGGTCGCAACAGAAGTTGTGGGAGCGGCGTAAGCCGCGAAGCTGGCCATTCACCACGGTACTGGCTGCCTGTGGATTTCAAGACCTGAAACATTGTCAGCTTCGCGGCTTACGCCGCTCCTACAAACCAAGCACTACAGCCTCCCGCCCTTGGGCAGGAGGCTGCGGTCAATCAATCGGCGCGGCCGCCGAACTCGCCGGTGGTGGTGTTCACCAGGATGCGTTCGCCGTTGACGATGTACTCCGGCACCATGATTTCCAGGCCGGTGTTGAGCTTGGCCGGCTTCGGGCGCTTGGTCGCGGTGCCGCCCTTCAGTTCCGGCGGGGTCTCAACCACTTCCAGGGTCACGTGCTGCGGCAGCTGGATCGCGACCGGCTGGTCGTCGATGACCTGCACGAAGATGCCGTTCAGGCCTTCGGTGATGTAACCGGCGTCGTCGCCGATCACGTCCGCGTCCAGCGTGTACGGGGTGTAGTCCTCGTCATCCATGAACACGAAGGCATCGCCGTCCATGTAGGAGAAGGTGGACTGGCGACGCAGCAGCTCGACTTCCGGCAGGTTGTCATCGGCATCGAAGCTGGCATCGAGCTTGTTGCCGCCCGGCACGCTGTACATGATGAAACGGAAGCGGACGTTGCCGCCGCGGCCCTGCGGCGAGCTGCGCTCGATGTCGCGGATCTGGTAGACGCCGTTGTTGTACTCGACGACGTTGCCTTTCTTGATGTCGTTGGCTTTCATGGATTGAGCGCTGGTATCAGGGAATCGGGATGGGAGATTCGCAAAACCAGAAGCGGGTCCCGGGGCTGATCGGGTAGCGCTTTCGCGCCGTTCCGAGTCCCCAGGCCCCGCTCCGGAGTCACTTCGGTGCCAAACGTACGGCGCCGTCGAGGCGAATAGTCTCACCGTTGAGGTAGGTATTGCCAATGATGTGGCCGACCAGGCTGGCGAAATCGGCCGGCTGGCCCAGACGCGACGGGAACGGGATGGAGGCGGCCAGCGATTCCTGCACGTTCGGCGGCATGCCGTCGACCATCGGGGTCCAGAACACGCCCGGGGCAATGGTCAGTACGCGGATGCCGAAGCGCGACAGCTCGCGGGCCATCGGCAGGGTCATGCCGACCACGCCGCCCTTGGAGGCGGAATAGGCGGCCTGGCCGATCTGGCCCTCGTAAGCAGCCACCGAGGCGGTGTTGATGATCACGCCACGCTCGCCGTCGGCATTGGCCTCGTTGTGCTGCATCAGCTCGGCCGCGGCCTTGGCGACGTTGAAGCTGCCGACCAGGTTGACCATCACCGTGGTCTGGAAGTTGGCCAGCGGCATTGCTGCCTCGCGGCCGAGCACGCGGCCGGCGCCAAGAATGCCGGCGCAGTTCATCACCACGTTCAGTCCGCCCAGGAACTCGCGGGCGGCGGCCAGATTGGCGGCGACTCCGGCTTCGTCGGTGACATTGGTGGTGAAGTAGCGGGCATTGTCGGCGCCCAGTTCGGCGACCGCTGCGGCGCCCTTTTCATCATTGAGGTCGAACAGGGCGACCTTGCCGCCATTGGCGACCAGGAACTGGGCGACACCGAGGCCAAGCCCGGAAACACCGCCGGTGATGACGGCACGAACGAAAGACAGCTGCATTGGAACAATCCTGCTGAGTGATCCGCCGATTCTAGCCGATGCCGGTCCGCGTCCAGTTGGCACGATCAGACCTGCAGCGGCTGTCCCGCTACACCGGCTCAGGCCATCTGCCGGCTGAAGTCGGGAGGCGACAGGCCGGGCGCGAACAGGAAGCCCTGGCCGACAGGAACGCCGAGCCCAAGCAGGAACTGGCGCTGCGCCTCCGACTCGATGCCCTCGGCAACCAGGCCCAGCCCCAGGCTGCGGGCGATGCCGCAGACTGCTTCGCAGACGGCGACATCGGAGGGGTTGTCGGGCACGCCGCTGATGAACAGCTGGCTGAGCTTGAGGCCGTGGATGGGCAGGGTGCGCAGGTAGTTCAGTGCGCTATAGCCTTCGCCGAAGTCGTCGATGGTCAGTATCACGCCCATGGCGCGCAGCTCGGCAAAGGTGCGCAGGGTGGCGGGGGCGTCCTCGATCAGCACCCGCTCGGTGAACTCCAGCTCCAGCGCGCTGCCGG harbors:
- a CDS encoding efflux RND transporter periplasmic adaptor subunit, giving the protein MTACSSPEPAVEAAPKVSVLTVAAQRVQRDDELQGRVSALRTAQIRAQVGGIVRKRLFEQGAEVAAGQALFQIDPAAFRADVDSALAALQRSEAALSRSRVQAQRLQALADAQAVSKQHRDDATFEYEQARAAVAEAKAILARRQLDLRYATVSAPIAGRIDQAMVTEGALVNATDAEPMALVQQIDQVYVDVRQPASQLPAMRQDVVEGNAVSVAIIGANGQVHQEAGQLLFSGINVDARTGDVVLRVLVDNPRRELLPGMFVRARVPRGGASQLPLLPQQAVLRSAGGQAYAWVIGADHKAVIRTIEVDGSVDRQWIVRSGLKVGEQVVVEGQERLQEGRKVETMPWQPVPVKGKATVASSSN
- a CDS encoding multidrug efflux RND transporter permease subunit, translated to MARFFIDRPVFAWVLAIFIVLAGVLAIPQLAVERYPAVAPTSVSIYASYPGASPQTLDDSVVGLIERELSSVKHLLYFESSVDTSGEASITATFAPGTNPEMAQVDVQNRIKAIEPRLPASVRQSGLFVEAADSGFLMLVGLKSPDGSVDEAQLGDFMARNIIEELRRIDGVGRVQLFGAEQAMRVWLDPAALAGYELTVGDVVAAIEQQNQNIAPGRIGDSPSVAGQRIAVPLVADGQLTTAEQFAAIVLRAHADGSRVLLGDVARVELGAQSYAWGTREDGQVATAAGIQLRPGANAVSTSSAVRARMAELQSLLPAGVETSIPFDTAPFVKISIQKVLQTLLEAMALVFAVMFLFLQDWRYTLVPALVAPIALLGTFAVMLALGFSINVLTMFGMVLAIGIIVDDAIVVVEGVERIMAEEGLAPREATIKAMRELTSAVVGITLVLTAVFIPMAFASGSVGAIYRQFTVSMAVAILISAVLALSLTPALCATLLRPVAHERPRGRFFNAFNRGFARLSGRYHRGVATVLRRCGQVMGVFAGLVLVLLLGLQWLPGAFLPEEDQGYFMTSIQLPAEATAERTLAVVQAYEAHIASRPGIAANQVITGYSFAGSGPSAAMAYTMLKDWDERDGATAADEVAATLKAMAATREGEVISVMPPAIDSLGNSSGFSLALQARSGQTQLQLRAAQKQLLALAQASPLLGEVHADGLPSGNSVRLQIDRAKAEAMGVGFSDISNTLSVAMGSQYVNDFPNAGRLQQVILQADAPFRMEVEDVLRLHVRNVQGGMVALAELVTPQWEESPLQLQRYLGFPALNVSGAPAEGVSTGQAMAEMERLADQLPPGFALQWTSQSLQEKTSGAQAPWLLLLSMLVVFLVLAALYESWPIPMAVMLVVPLGLLGAVAAVLLRGMPNDVFFKVGMITVIGLSAKNAILIVEFARQLQQQGMTAAQAALRAARMRLRPILMTSMAFALGVLPLMLAQGASRETQQAIGTGVFGGMVTATVLAVFFVPVFYVVVDSVWRWLQQRLAGRHGNAAVADHERI
- a CDS encoding DUF2388 domain-containing protein, giving the protein MIRSILLCALIALPMSAFASSFAGTSAGSASGASSNSSGSSSGDDKVLLDAREDAAGFVASNGEIRGAWLEAALIQLRERDAAARDASDMALARKILAL
- a CDS encoding DUF7844 domain-containing protein, with protein sequence MTNRRRLPPARWLAVLLLCVAAPLQAALRIELQPAAPALDTAQVLASQQLIDDVLARIPASIDAETSLTLQLRWRDDLPEHVQGRARGHQLGLDQRLLPALLQGSPESSAASTGAWRQARAALIHELAHALDRSAQGGWSAQPRFLDLAGWQQRPLWPGRGRNHFSLRSPDRYELDSPAEFFAVNLEHYLLDPDYACRRPLLHAWFAENLGPPRLLSPVQCPQTLPFMQAGEQEGLAELLDLDPARVYEIDYLLAEGNEKLMSRWGHSMLRLVVCAPGRAPGPGCRMDLQYHLVLSFRAFVGDVQISSWRGLTGAYPSRLFVLPLSRVIEEYTKVELRGVSSTPLRLQREEIGAVLQQAARLHWDYDGRYYFISNNCAVETGKLLGDGAPRLGSANLLSITPTGLLQGLRAESLADPPRDRAQALRGGYYFESAAAHYALVFEVARKALPLPARDVEGWLALPPAQRKRWMQEADEQVLAAMLLLEQAAWRRGELAAADVLKRSLLARGRPLPEKADFQALMERSALLLAPGSLLEAGNGYGIPNEDERERLRSATMAGAGMARQQWQALREAALAALPGAQRERMAQIEANLSYLRQRLRLGYGTQAGEAAALEDQRPGQFSGERG
- a CDS encoding two-component system sensor histidine kinase NtrB → MSSTEQQEVRKAMGMADDVAQLRSCAILQLGADGRVLSCNAGVATVLGYAEDEICGQPFSVLFSAADMQRKVAEQTVARTLAQGTDQLGLAMVHRDGSRFRASMILERIVDAQGARVLVLIRDITEVFQTQKRVREAQEVALRAQRLDAVGKLTLGLSHDFNNLLSVIGNSLDMLSLRRSGDDSVRRILDVAHRAVERGTQLTRQMLAFGRGQTLVPQLSKADELVNASLELYRRVCGETIQLDVEVDAQLPPISVDAGQLEAALLNLLSNSRDAMHGVGRVQLSARLEDMLLPSGGESGQFVCICVGDSGPGIQAEIQESVFEPFFTTKSVGDGSGLGLSQVYGFAAQSGGTATIGTSTLGGAAVSLYFPVATEVVGAA
- the yeiP gene encoding elongation factor P-like protein YeiP, which produces MKANDIKKGNVVEYNNGVYQIRDIERSSPQGRGGNVRFRFIMYSVPGGNKLDASFDADDNLPEVELLRRQSTFSYMDGDAFVFMDDEDYTPYTLDADVIGDDAGYITEGLNGIFVQVIDDQPVAIQLPQHVTLEVVETPPELKGGTATKRPKPAKLNTGLEIMVPEYIVNGERILVNTTTGEFGGRAD
- a CDS encoding SDR family NAD(P)-dependent oxidoreductase — encoded protein: MQLSFVRAVITGGVSGLGLGVAQFLVANGGKVALFDLNDEKGAAAVAELGADNARYFTTNVTDEAGVAANLAAAREFLGGLNVVMNCAGILGAGRVLGREAAMPLANFQTTVMVNLVGSFNVAKAAAELMQHNEANADGERGVIINTASVAAYEGQIGQAAYSASKGGVVGMTLPMARELSRFGIRVLTIAPGVFWTPMVDGMPPNVQESLAASIPFPSRLGQPADFASLVGHIIGNTYLNGETIRLDGAVRLAPK